The Ralstonia wenshanensis genome includes a region encoding these proteins:
- a CDS encoding MFS family transporter: MDSTATPHAVDPHDTRRRIFAIVGASSGNLVEWFDFYVYAFSALYFAPAFFPSGDRTTQLLNTAGVFAAGFLMRPIGGWLFGRIADRHGRRTAMMISVLMMCGGSLLIAVLPTYAQIGALAPFLLLVARLFQGLSVGGEYGTSATYMSEVALQGRRGFFASFQYVTLIGGQLCAVLVLVILQQLLTTAELKAWGWRIPFVVGALTALIALYLRKSLHETQTASARKAEHAGTIRGAWQHKGAFLRVIGFTAGGSLIFYTFTTYMQKYLVNTAHMETKTASNVMTGALFVYMVLQPVFGALSDRIGRRNSMLLFGALSVLGTVPLMKALATVSSPLAAFGLITLALAIVSFYTSISGLIKAEMFPPEVRAMGVGLSYAIANAVFGGSAEYVALWFKQAGTESTFYWYVTALCAVSLVVTYFMPDPSKEGYLRHEP, translated from the coding sequence GCGCGTCGTCGGGCAACCTCGTCGAATGGTTCGACTTTTACGTCTACGCATTTAGCGCGCTGTACTTTGCGCCGGCGTTCTTCCCCAGCGGTGACCGCACGACGCAACTGCTGAACACGGCGGGTGTGTTCGCGGCGGGCTTCCTGATGCGGCCGATTGGCGGCTGGCTGTTCGGCCGCATTGCCGACAGGCACGGCCGGCGTACGGCGATGATGATCTCCGTGCTGATGATGTGCGGCGGCTCGCTGCTCATTGCTGTACTGCCGACCTACGCGCAGATCGGTGCCCTGGCCCCGTTCCTGCTACTCGTCGCGCGGCTGTTCCAGGGCCTGTCAGTGGGTGGCGAATATGGCACCAGCGCGACCTACATGAGCGAGGTGGCGCTGCAGGGGCGGCGCGGCTTCTTTGCTTCATTCCAGTATGTGACGCTGATCGGCGGCCAGCTGTGCGCGGTGCTCGTGCTGGTGATCCTGCAGCAGCTGCTCACGACGGCCGAGCTGAAAGCCTGGGGCTGGCGCATTCCGTTTGTGGTGGGTGCGCTGACGGCGCTGATCGCCCTGTATCTGCGCAAGTCACTGCACGAAACCCAGACCGCCTCTGCGCGCAAGGCAGAGCACGCCGGCACGATCCGCGGCGCGTGGCAGCACAAGGGCGCGTTCCTGCGCGTGATCGGCTTTACCGCCGGCGGCTCGCTGATCTTCTACACGTTCACGACGTACATGCAGAAGTACCTCGTCAACACGGCGCACATGGAGACCAAGACCGCCTCCAACGTGATGACAGGCGCCTTGTTCGTCTACATGGTGTTGCAGCCGGTGTTTGGCGCGCTGTCCGACCGCATCGGCCGCCGCAATTCGATGCTGCTGTTCGGCGCGCTTTCGGTGCTGGGCACAGTGCCGCTCATGAAGGCGCTGGCCACGGTGTCGAGCCCGCTCGCGGCCTTCGGCCTCATCACGCTGGCGCTGGCTATCGTCAGCTTCTATACGTCGATCAGCGGTCTGATCAAGGCCGAGATGTTCCCGCCCGAGGTGCGCGCGATGGGCGTTGGCCTGTCGTATGCGATCGCCAACGCAGTGTTCGGGGGCTCGGCGGAATACGTGGCGCTGTGGTTCAAGCAGGCCGGCACCGAATCGACGTTCTACTGGTATGTGACAGCGCTGTGCGCGGTGTCTCTCGTTGTGACGTACTTCATGCCCGACCCGAGCAAGGAAGGGTATCTGCGCCACGAGCCGTGA
- a CDS encoding type III effector protein, translated as MLSSTSCLADALAERIRSSLRRAAETRGLAARHERFYAAAQALRSEILELVSEEPDDLAVLKCVQAFREETQAFKQSHAIARLAYSPEVDQGYPFRDEMEQPILIATLEPTGRSRDRFERYPADAVWPYLQADVAPPLRGALYQRTLVCRRMQRADLRDAREEALIGERGVFAVRDIDVGECLGVYGGRLLTPATYYTCLDDSFVLSTSAGGVDSWVDGENILAMANTIFTYERGKADRQAESGYNMEAAVFEATSRCGRRFAIRAFFATQRVAAGVELRWNYRYSPELIRQRFGAYAAV; from the coding sequence ATGCTGTCATCAACGTCTTGCCTTGCCGATGCGCTGGCCGAGCGCATTCGTTCGTCGCTTCGAAGGGCCGCTGAAACGCGTGGACTTGCCGCGCGGCACGAGCGCTTCTATGCCGCCGCCCAGGCGCTGCGCTCCGAAATTCTGGAATTGGTGTCCGAAGAGCCGGACGACCTCGCCGTGCTGAAGTGCGTTCAGGCCTTTCGAGAAGAGACGCAGGCATTCAAGCAGTCGCACGCCATTGCGCGACTCGCGTATTCGCCCGAGGTCGACCAGGGCTATCCGTTTCGCGACGAAATGGAGCAGCCCATTCTTATCGCCACGCTGGAGCCGACCGGTCGATCCAGAGACCGCTTCGAGCGTTACCCGGCAGACGCCGTATGGCCGTATCTGCAGGCCGATGTGGCGCCCCCCCTGCGTGGCGCGCTGTACCAACGCACGCTTGTGTGCCGGCGGATGCAGCGCGCTGACCTACGCGACGCGCGCGAGGAGGCACTCATTGGCGAGCGTGGTGTATTTGCGGTGCGGGACATCGACGTTGGCGAATGCCTCGGCGTCTACGGCGGCAGGCTCCTGACGCCCGCCACTTATTACACCTGTCTCGACGATTCCTTCGTGCTGAGCACCAGCGCTGGCGGCGTCGATTCCTGGGTCGACGGGGAAAACATCCTGGCGATGGCCAACACCATCTTTACCTACGAACGCGGCAAGGCGGATCGGCAGGCGGAGTCGGGCTACAACATGGAGGCTGCGGTGTTTGAGGCGACTTCACGTTGCGGACGACGCTTTGCCATCCGCGCCTTCTTTGCCACACAGCGCGTGGCCGCCGGTGTTGAGTTGCGCTGGAACTATCGCTATTCGCCGGAGCTGATTCGCCAGCGGTTTGGCGCGTACGCTGCAGTCTAA
- a CDS encoding TonB-dependent siderophore receptor, with product MTPLPLTWFRLPGLAAVLIGLSMAQQAHAMAADEPLQLHIERSTLEHVLMEITRLSGQPVSFASSLVKERWAGPIDGKMTAADAARLALQNSGLALSVLPDGTLTVVAADNAGAPDSPRDIGSLPPSEVHGAGDIGFAVGSSSAITRVEMPMTSMPHAVNTVTRGLLASQQPTSLNAALAQAGVASVLADPTAPPLYAIRGYLTNTISVDGLPDKLGSLRPVDALEEIDVIKGPNADVASVTMAGGAINASLKAPTAAAQRSIAMEVASHAGRKVVADLAGAIGANGLSYRFVGLNDTTTDSDAGYAGHRVSYAHAALGWSDSATSITAGIESLTSRQPVPPATFALGGAPARVPAQLPFGNVDDRVEGSGTRVYYTASHNLTDDWAIHSRASYESVREESAQWDLGSASSYRAMPNNTICGLRHTESHLWAMSNELTGTWSHNAVRHAFTLGWEEIQERQNLIKPGSIAQVTQDPFAPVPLPQATFVPGNGLSQTLRQSIFRLRDHVAIGDRWEMSGSIRANNYVALLPHTQLRGVAWTPAVGVLYKLTPSTAWFADYMRGFQINTGYFYDGTGTQPERSRQVETGLRWENAHHTLTAQAALYRIDAKNVSLADVSHPGYYAQLAEQTNQGVELSMQGTVARGWEASLWLSASRMSARLPGGYAPGVPARNAALWTTYTIQSGVLAGAGMGLGISAQGRADAHGDAPFRVPGAVRVDSSLFWHQKRWRIDVFARNLFNVRTYGNTLSSSYIPILPGRTLALRVTHNF from the coding sequence ATGACGCCCTTGCCTCTTACCTGGTTCCGCCTCCCTGGCCTGGCTGCCGTGCTGATCGGACTGTCGATGGCACAGCAGGCGCATGCCATGGCGGCCGACGAGCCGCTGCAACTGCATATCGAGCGCTCGACGCTCGAGCATGTCCTGATGGAAATCACGCGATTGAGCGGTCAACCGGTGTCGTTCGCATCCAGCCTTGTGAAGGAGCGCTGGGCAGGCCCGATCGACGGCAAGATGACGGCCGCAGACGCGGCCCGGTTGGCACTGCAAAACAGCGGGCTGGCGCTCTCCGTGCTGCCTGACGGCACGCTCACCGTTGTGGCGGCCGACAACGCCGGCGCGCCCGACTCACCGCGTGACATCGGCTCACTACCGCCATCGGAAGTCCATGGCGCGGGCGACATAGGATTCGCGGTGGGCTCCAGCAGCGCCATCACCCGCGTTGAAATGCCGATGACGAGCATGCCGCACGCCGTCAATACGGTCACGCGCGGTCTCTTGGCCAGCCAACAGCCGACCTCGTTGAATGCCGCATTGGCGCAGGCCGGCGTGGCATCGGTATTGGCTGACCCCACAGCACCGCCCCTCTATGCCATCCGCGGCTACCTGACCAACACAATTTCGGTGGATGGGTTGCCCGACAAGCTCGGCTCCTTGCGGCCCGTGGATGCACTTGAAGAGATCGACGTCATCAAAGGACCGAACGCCGACGTGGCAAGCGTCACCATGGCCGGTGGTGCCATCAATGCCAGCCTGAAAGCGCCGACCGCTGCCGCGCAGCGCAGCATCGCCATGGAGGTCGCCTCGCATGCCGGCCGTAAGGTGGTCGCTGACCTGGCCGGGGCCATCGGGGCCAACGGGCTGTCATACCGCTTCGTTGGGCTCAATGACACGACGACCGACAGCGACGCCGGATACGCGGGCCACCGCGTCAGCTACGCCCACGCCGCGCTGGGCTGGAGCGACAGCGCAACAAGCATTACCGCCGGTATCGAATCGCTCACCAGCCGGCAGCCCGTGCCGCCCGCCACCTTCGCACTGGGCGGCGCACCTGCCCGCGTGCCCGCGCAGCTTCCCTTCGGCAACGTAGACGATCGCGTGGAAGGCAGCGGCACGCGCGTCTACTACACGGCCTCGCACAACCTGACCGATGACTGGGCCATCCATTCGCGGGCGAGCTATGAATCCGTGAGAGAGGAATCGGCCCAGTGGGACCTCGGCTCCGCCTCGTCGTATCGCGCCATGCCCAACAACACGATCTGCGGGCTGCGCCACACAGAAAGCCACTTGTGGGCCATGTCGAACGAGTTGACGGGCACCTGGTCGCACAACGCCGTGCGCCATGCATTCACGCTCGGCTGGGAAGAGATCCAGGAACGGCAGAACCTGATCAAACCGGGGTCCATCGCCCAGGTCACGCAAGACCCGTTTGCGCCCGTACCGCTGCCGCAGGCAACGTTCGTTCCGGGCAACGGGTTGTCGCAAACGTTGCGGCAATCGATCTTTCGGCTGCGCGACCACGTCGCCATTGGCGACAGATGGGAGATGTCCGGTTCCATCCGCGCGAACAACTACGTCGCCCTGCTGCCCCATACGCAATTGCGAGGCGTGGCCTGGACGCCCGCCGTCGGCGTGCTCTACAAGCTCACCCCCAGCACGGCGTGGTTTGCCGACTACATGCGCGGCTTCCAGATCAACACCGGCTACTTCTATGACGGCACCGGCACGCAACCCGAGCGCAGCCGCCAGGTGGAAACCGGCCTGCGATGGGAAAACGCCCACCACACGCTGACGGCACAGGCAGCGCTCTATCGCATTGATGCCAAGAACGTGAGCCTGGCCGACGTGTCGCACCCCGGCTACTACGCGCAACTGGCCGAACAAACCAACCAGGGCGTGGAACTGTCGATGCAGGGCACGGTGGCGCGCGGCTGGGAGGCCTCGTTGTGGTTGTCGGCCTCTCGCATGTCGGCAAGGCTGCCGGGCGGCTACGCACCCGGCGTGCCAGCCCGAAACGCCGCGCTCTGGACGACGTACACCATACAAAGCGGCGTGCTCGCAGGCGCCGGCATGGGGCTTGGCATCAGCGCGCAGGGCCGAGCCGATGCCCATGGTGACGCCCCTTTTCGAGTACCCGGCGCCGTGCGCGTCGACAGCAGCCTCTTCTGGCACCAAAAGCGTTGGCGCATCGATGTCTTTGCACGCAACCTCTTCAACGTGCGCACATACGGCAACACGCTCAGCAGCAGCTACATCCCGATCCTGCCCGGCCGCACACTGGCGCTGCGCGTCACGCACAACTTCTGA